The sequence TTGTGCCGCTGCTTTTTTGATAAACATCACCACCTTGCCGTCTTTAGAAAATCGAGGCATTTGGTTCACCCCACTGGCAGTTAAATGGCGGACATAGTCGCCTTTAAGGCTGATTAAGTGTAAATTAAAGGGGCTTTGTCCATTAGCGTCCCTTTCTTCTCGGCTCACATAGACAATATAATCTCCAAAAGAGGCGACTGAGTCATTGTTTTTAGAGGAAAAGACCACTTGCTCTACAGGTGCATTAAGACGCAGTTTTTTAAGGTAGATGTTAGGATAACCCGAGCGGTCCGACACAAAAACCATCGCCTTCTCATTTTCGACAAAATTTCCTAAAACATCGATCCCGCTGTAAGAAGTTAGGCGTTTTAATTCTTTGTTCTTTGTGTCGTAAAGGTAAATGTCTGTTTGCCCTCTAGGAGCTAGAGAGAGCAGTAACTTACGCCCATCCGCACTCACGCTAGACACGGCTGCCATGCCTTGACTTTGGGTAATCACTTTGCTAGTCCCCGTGTGGATATTATATTTAATGATCGTGGGCTGGCGCAGATACTGGGTGTAGTAGATTGCGCTTTGCTCGGCATTCGCCCATTTGGGGAAGACATTGAGTAGGTTATTTTTGATGATCTCTTGTTGGTAGGTCAGCGTGTAATCGGCGAGCACAATGCTAGTAACCCCGGGGCTTAAGAACTTAGAGAACACCACCATGCGCGCCATCCAATCAATGGGGGCGGCTTTGACTAGGTTGTTTGCGTCTATGGCGATTTTATGGGCAATGAAAGGGTAGAGCTCTTTGGTGTTGAATTGGTAGTTTTTATTGCTCTGCACCTCTTTTGTGTTGGCGTTGTAAAGCTTGGCGTTGATGGCATTGGGCTGGCTTGCTTGCAGCTGCACCACGAGTTGCACCCCCTGCGCCTCATTGGCGGGGGCGTTGAGCCCTAGAGCGTTGAAGTGCCCACTCACTTTAAGATCTGCCACCAACAAATCCGCAATCTTTCGCAAATAGGGGTTGTTGCCAGTGGTCGTAACAAGGACTTTAGGCAAGCTTTCAATGGTTTTGACAATGTCTAGGGTCGCGTCCGCCGCCCTTGAAAATCCTAAGATCAGACATATTAGCCACACAATCCGCATCATTTGTCCTTTGTTTTGAAGTTCACTTTTAAAGTGATCGCGCGCCCCTGTGGGTAAGGGGGGAAGCGTTGTTGTTGTAAATGCGCGAGCAAATTTTCAATTTGCTGGTTATACTCCCTAAAGGGCGAAAAATCCACAAGGCTAAAATGCATTTGCCCGCTGGGGTAAATGGTGATGAGCGCCCCCACGGAAGTTTTTTGATCAAAGCTCAACTTCCACTGGGAGTATAAAATTTTATAAATGGCAGTAAACCACGCCTTGTCCTCTTTGAGGGTGCTTTCCTCCTCTTTGGGGACTTGCACTTCCATTTTTTTGGCTTGTAGGGTTTTGATGTCCTCAAGCTTGGCTAGGCTCTCTTGCAGATCCTTAAATACGCTCGTGCCCGGCTTGCCAAATTGGATGTTTCTTAGCAAGTCTTGGGCTCTTTGCAAGTCCTTAGCCTCTTGGGAGTTGGTTTCAGCGGCTTGTTTATCCGGGATTGCGCTAAACATGTCTTTCACACCCAGGCCGCTATCAGCTTGGGTAGGGCTAGGGCTAGGGGGTGGGCTATCGATCAAATCCACCTGAATGGGGGGCAGAACCAAGGGAGGGACGCTCTCAGTGGGTTTTAAAAGCAGTAAACTTAAAAGCAACCCATAACACAATAGGGCCAACAAGCCACAGCCCACAAACAAAAACGCACGCATCAGGCACTTGTAACTAGAGAAACCT is a genomic window of Helicobacter sp. NHP19-012 containing:
- the tolB gene encoding Tol-Pal system protein TolB; translation: MRIVWLICLILGFSRAADATLDIVKTIESLPKVLVTTTGNNPYLRKIADLLVADLKVSGHFNALGLNAPANEAQGVQLVVQLQASQPNAINAKLYNANTKEVQSNKNYQFNTKELYPFIAHKIAIDANNLVKAAPIDWMARMVVFSKFLSPGVTSIVLADYTLTYQQEIIKNNLLNVFPKWANAEQSAIYYTQYLRQPTIIKYNIHTGTSKVITQSQGMAAVSSVSADGRKLLLSLAPRGQTDIYLYDTKNKELKRLTSYSGIDVLGNFVENEKAMVFVSDRSGYPNIYLKKLRLNAPVEQVVFSSKNNDSVASFGDYIVYVSREERDANGQSPFNLHLISLKGDYVRHLTASGVNQMPRFSKDGKVVMFIKKAAAQNALGVILLENNQSYLFPLENTNVQSFDW
- a CDS encoding TonB C-terminal domain-containing protein, with the translated sequence MRAFLFVGCGLLALLCYGLLLSLLLLKPTESVPPLVLPPIQVDLIDSPPPSPSPTQADSGLGVKDMFSAIPDKQAAETNSQEAKDLQRAQDLLRNIQFGKPGTSVFKDLQESLAKLEDIKTLQAKKMEVQVPKEEESTLKEDKAWFTAIYKILYSQWKLSFDQKTSVGALITIYPSGQMHFSLVDFSPFREYNQQIENLLAHLQQQRFPPYPQGRAITLKVNFKTKDK